The genomic DNA GGAGTGACTGGTGCGGCGTTGATGAAAGTTTGGCCCTCCTCGTTTGTGCTGTACGGGTAGTCGACTGAGAACATGACCCGGTCGGCTCCAACGACCTGCAGCGCGCACACGAGGGGCGGGTGGGCGAAGAACCCGCTGGTGGTGATGTAGAAGTTCTCGACGAAATAGTCCTTGACGGCGTGCTCCAGCTTGGTGACCTCCTGAGTGAGGCACATGTCGATCCGGCCGAGCATGAAGGGAACGGCTTCTCCCATGTGGCCGATGATGCACCGCAAACGCAGGAAACGGTCGAAGACGCCGGCGACAATGAGGCGAAGCGCATGCAAGCCGGTCTCGATGTGCCAGCCCCAGGCGGCGGTCGAAAGCCAGCGGCTAATCGCCGGTGACAAGTTTTCGTAGTACTCCTCCCTCACCGCGGCAGGCGGGAGGCCGGGGTGGAGATAGATCGGGACGTCGAGGTCCTCGGCGCGCTCGAAGATCGGCCAGAAGAACTGGTCGTCCATGAAGCGGTTGTGGGTGCGACCGTTGATCAGTGCGCCCTTGAAGCCGAGCGTGGCAACGGTTCGTTCGAGCTCAGCTGCGGCCGCGTTGGGGTCGGGGGTCGGTAGCGTGGCGAAACCGCAGAAGCGGTCTGGGTGGCGGGCGACGACCTCGGCCAGCGCATCGTTGGCATCCCGGGCCAGGGGAATCGCGGCGGCAGCATCAAGTGTCTCCACGCTCGGATATGTATGGGAGAGGATTTGCATATCGATTCCGGCGGCGTCCATATCGGCAAGCCTCTCGGCTCCCAGGTCGTCGAGCTTCCTTAAGACCTCCGACCCGTGCCGGAGTGCTTGCGGGCCCAGCCTACGAAGGGTGTTGGACCACTCGCCTGAGCTCGTCGCAGCCTTGATCCCCGGGGTCCTGAAGTGCTCTTCGATAGCGATTGTTCTCACATGGGTGCTCTAAGAGAGATTCCGCGGCGCCCCCGTGGCCGGCGGACCCGGACTCCGCCTACGCTCACCCTTTCGGCTGCGCCACGATGCGGATGTAGGGCCTCGGGGACTTCCAGCCCTGCGGATACGTCTTCTTGGCTTCGTCCTCGCTCACGGAACCCGCGATGATCACGTCCTCGCCCTGCTTCCAGTTAACGGGCGTCGCCACCTTGTGTTTCGCGGTCAATTGCAGTGAATCGATCACGCGGATGACCTCGTCGAAGTTGCGGCCGGTGGTCATCGGGTAGACGATGATCAGCTTGATCTTTTTGTCCGGCCCGACGACGAAGACGTTGCGCACCGTCTGATTGTCGGCCGGTGTACGCTTGGACGCGTCACCTGAAGCGCTGGCGGGCAGCATGCCGTAGAGTTTGGAGATGCTCAGATCCGTATCGCCGATCATCGGGTAGTTGGGCGCGAAGCCCTGGGTCTCTTTGATGTCGTTCGCCCACTTCGCATGGTTGTCGACCGGGTCGACGCTGAGCCCGATGATCTTGGTGTTCCGCCGATCGAACTCGGGCTTGAGCTTGGCCATGTACCCGAGCTCGGTGGTGCAGACAGGCGTGAAGTCCTTCGGATGCGAAAACAGCACGGCCCAGGAGCCACCGATCCAGTCGTGGAACCGGACGCGGCCTTCGGTCGTCTCCGCCTCGAAATCCGGAGCAATATCACCAATCTGAAGAGCCATTCACGCACCTCCTCTTGAGCCTCAAGGTCCTTTCCATCCTATCACCTAGGGTCGTACGATCCCGACGATGGGTTTCCTCTTCTTGCGCGCCTTGTCATCCTCGAACACATGCTCGTGAAGACAGGATATAGCCTCATTCTCTATGAGGCAGTGCGGGGAGGTCAAGTGCGCGGTCGTGATTTCGCAATGCGATTACGTGGTCAGATGAACTCCTCAACCACCTTGCAGAACACCTCAGTCACCCGCGGGTCAAACTGGTTGCCCGCACAACGCTTGATCTCCGCCACGGCCTCTGCGACTGTCCGTGCCGGTTTGTAGGGGCGAGCTTCCGTGATGGCCCCATACGCATCCACCACGGCCAGGATGCGCGAGCCGAGAGGAATCGCGTCGCCTGTCAATCCGTCGGGGTAGCCTGTGCCGTCCCACTTCTCTTGGTGATGGCGCACAAGCTTTGCCACGCCGCGCATCCGGTCCAACGAGCTGAGGATCTCCTCCCCGAGGATCGGATGCCGCCGCATGGTCGCCCACTCTTGTTCCGTGAGGCCGCCCGGTTTACTCAGAATGGCGTCCGGTACGCCGATCTTCCCGATATCGTGCAGCCGGGCTCCCCAGCGGATATCCTGTACCTCTCCCTCCGGACAGCCGAGCTCGCGCGCGGTGCGCTCGGCCAGGTCCACCATGCGGTCACCGTGTTCGGCGGTGTATGAGTCCCGAGATTCGATGGCTTGTGCCAGCGCGATCACCATCTGCACGTACGCCTGCTGGAGTTTGTGATGCAGGCGGGCTCTGTGGATCGCCGTCCCCCCGATTTCGGCGATACCTTCCAATAACCGGACTTCGGCATCCACGAACGGATGCGATCCAGCCCTCTTGATGCGCCCGAGGGCGATCGTCCCGATAAACTCTTGTTCGGACCGGACAGGAACAATGACGACGGGGCCGAGCTGTTGATAGCGCGCCACATCCGGTCCGGCAGAAAGGGCGGTCACGAAATCGTCCGTGACGAACGGGGCGCCCGTCTCTACGACACGCCCCGAGGGGGTGCCCGCAAGGGGGAAGGTCGTGCCACGTTCCTCGGTCGGCGTTCCCACCGTGTACACGCGCATGAAGGCCGGCCGGTCTGGACTCAACAAGGCGAGCGAACCATGATCGGCGCACAGTAACCGCATGCCGTGTCCAAGAAGGACGGGGTACATCTCCTCCGGGGCACAGGCCTTTCGCAGCTGCGCACTGAGATCGAAGAAGGTTTCCAGTTCGGCCGCGCGCCGGCGGATTTCCGCTTCCGCCGTCTTGCGCTCGGTGATGTCCACTATGGCGCCTTCGAGATATCGGGTCCGACCATTGACGGCGCGGACGGCGTGAGCGCTCGCGCGGATCCACATCGCCGTGCCATCGTGCCGCCACAGCTTACTTTCGAAATCTGCGACCACCCCCTCCCGCTCGAGCAGCGTCGTCCACCGCTGCCGCGCCTCGGGATCGACATAGAGAGAGGCCGCGTTTACCGCCATCAGTGTTTCGCGATCTGGATAGCCCAAGATGCGCAGAAAGGCGGGGTTGGCATCCAATATTTTCCCGCTCGGCGTGGACCGGTAGAGGCCTATGGGAACGCGTTCGAACAGGCTCCGGTAGGGCGAGTCGCGCGATGGATCCTCGATGCCTCCCGTATGGCGCGCGGTTGTGGGAGGCCCCGCAATGCCGGCCTCCGCTACGGACCGTCGTGAGCGCAGCGATGGCACGTTGCCGGCCTTCGGTTTCCCCACGGCTGCCACCTCGCGGCCGAAAAATGAAACCAGTCGAGCACGGTGCTCGACTGGTCTGCCACGGTAGCTACTGATGCCGCGCTACGGCAACAACTCCACCATGCCTCCCAGTCCCACACTGCACGCCGTTGCCCGGGCGCCGCGGGGCGTGCCCCGAAACCCTGGACGTGGTTAGGGCCTCCTCCACCTTCGATCTCGTGATGCCCATACCCGTGCGTCTTTAGACTCAACCACGATCGGCGTCGGGGGGGGCATCTGCGACCATCGCAATCTTTCGATCGAGCACGATGATGATCACGAGGTGGTCGGCGGCCGTGTCGAGATCGCTGTGGATGCAGACGACCCGCGCGCCCACCGCTTGTGCGACCAGAGTCAACAGCATTGCCCCCCACGCGTCGAGCAGGCTGGTTCGAAATTGCTCGACCAGGCGGCGACCTTCAGGAGTCGCGGCGACATGCGTCTCCGCGGGGGTGAGCACATTCTTGAGGCGCAGCAGGATCATATCGTCGATCAGATAGACCTTCATGTTCTCCGGTCCCCGGCCGACCTGCTGCTTCATTAACCTCGTCAGGGCGTTTCCGATCGTCTCTTCCACTCGACGTCTGAGTTGGTCCAAGTCTCGATTCATCTCCCCATCCGGTATCCAGCTGATATTCGCAGACTGGCTAAGCGCCATAGAGCGAGGCGCGCCACTCTGCCGTCGAAGCATAGTGTAGGGCGCGTCGCGAGAGAAATCTTTGCGCTACCACAATTCTTGCGCAGGCGCAATGACAGCAGGTGCAGGGAAGGCGTGCGCTGGGCGCTCGTAGAGGATCTTACGCGCCTGAGTGGAAGGGGGACCCTCGCGACAGAGGGCAAGGTGACGAGTATGGCTCGCGCCTTTGGGCAACGGTGGGGTGAGCTTCGGCCCGGAGACCACATCGGGTTCATCTATGAAGATGTGGGCGAGCTCACGTCGTTTGCCGTGTCCTTCATCAAAGACGGTCTTGCCCGGGGCGAACGCTGCGTGTACCTTGACGACGAACTTGGGCCGGCTGAGGTGACCGAGGCGCTGGTCAAAGGCGGAGTGGACGCCAATCGCGCGCTCGACCGCGGCACGTTGGTGATGTCGAGTCCGCGGGAATACTTCGCGCTGCCGCCATTCGAGCCCTCGCGAGTCATAGAGCTCATGCGCACCCGAGTGACGGAGGCCGTCTCCCGTGGCTTTAGCGGCTTGCGAATCGCCGGGGAAATGACGTGGACGCTCCACGAGGGTATCCGCGACGATGCCCTCGTAGAGTATGAGTCGCTCCTCGACAAGGCTCTTGGTTCCGGCCTTCTCACCATGGCGTGTATGTATCGAAGAGATCGATTTCCCGCCGCAGTGCTCCAGCGATTGGTGCGCAGCCATGCGAAAGTTGTTGCCGGCGATCACGTGTACTTGAGCCTCAGCGCCTTGTTCCAGACCCTTGCCCGATCGGATTTGCAAGGACTCGTGCAGTCCGCGGGTGAACGCCGCGTACGCCAGGGAGACTTCTATTTTCTCCAGGGGGACCGGGCGACGGAAGTCTATATGCTGACAAGTGGGGAGGTAAAGCTGGTTCGAGCCGATCCCAACGGGCGAAACGTGATTCTCCGGATTATTGCGCCGGCGGAGCCGTTCGGAGAACGCGCTCTGTTCGGCGGGCCCACCCGGCTTTCCTCAGCACAAGCATTGGTGGACTCTCGGGCACTTGTCTGGGACGCCCCGACGATTCTTCACGTGATGATGAATCATCCCGCGGTCTCCTTAGATGCCGTTCGTCTGATGGAAGATAGGCTTGAGCAAGAGCGGATCCGCTTTCAGGATCTTGCCACAGCGCCTGTAGAACGCCGCCTGGCGCGTCTGTTGCTCCGCCTCGCCCAATCGATGGGGCGCAAGACGCCGCAGGGAATGGACATTGAGCTTTCGCTCTCGGGACAGGATTTGGCAGAACTGACGAGCGCCACGCCGTCCACGGTCAGCCGAATTCTTGCGGAGTGGAGGCGCTCGGACATTGTAGACGCGCGGCGCGAGCGGATCTCCATTCTGAACCCCGAGCGCGTCGGTGCTATCGCTGGGGTAAGCGGCGATGAACGACCTTCCGCGTGACCCCTACCGGATCACGAGACGGTGGGCAGCCCCAGCGTGAGCCGGACGGTGGTGCCGGCCGCGGTGGCATTGACGTGTACGCTGTCCGTGAGCGCCCGCATCAACTCGAGCCCGTGTCCGCGGCGTCGCCCCGACCGCCTCCAACGGCCGCGGTCCTCAACCTCGATCACCAGCATCGGGCCCTCCTGGCGTGCCCTCAGGAAGATTGTCCCCCCGGAGCCCAGGTAGGCGTGCTCGATCGCGTTGCTGACCGCCTCCCCGACCGCCACGAGCAGGCCTTCGGACTGTTCTCGATCGAGTTCGAGATCACGGGCGAGGGCCCTGAGCGCCCGTCGGATGTGCTGCAGGACGTGGGGGTCTGCCGGAACGCTCAAGTCCAACCGATCGACAAGAACGCTCGGGGTTGGGCGGCGCTTGGGCTGCGTCGCGGTGCGGAGGCCGAAGCCAAGCTTATCGATCAACGCGCGGACCAACACCGCGGCACCAACTCGTTCGTCCTCGTGGCGCACTCTGCGCCCTCGTGTCACAATACCCGTAACCGAACGCTCTCGCACAACGGCTGCGGCGTTCGCCGGATTGTTGATCGACAGATACTTACCCTCTTCCCGGTCGTCCCAAACACCGGGACGAGCCCGGCGGTGCAGATTTACCGATGATGCGACGAGGAGGAACACGATGGCGGTGGCTCGCGTGACCGTGTTCGGGTCGTCCCGAGCGGCCGAGGGTGAGCATGGGTATCAGGAGGCGCTGCGCCTCGGCCGGTTGCTCGCGGGAGCAGGGTACGCGGTGTACTCGGGCGGATACGGCGGCGCGATGGAGGCCGTGAGCCGAGGGGCGGCGGATGCCGGCGGCATGGTGGTCGGGATCACGGTCCAACCGTGGGCGCCCCGCCTCCAGGCGAACTCCTGGGTGGGCGAGGAAGTCGTCACCCCGCACCTCTTCGAGCGGCTGCTGCGATTGACAGAGAGCGACGCATTCGTCGCCCTCCCCGGCGGGCCGGGCACCCTCGGCGAAATGGCGCTCGTGTGGAACCTCTTCCAAACGGAGTCCGCCCCAATCCGGCCCCTCATCCTGGTTGGTGCCCAATGGCGTCGGTTGGTCCGATGCTTCGAAGCGGAACTGCGTGTCGAGGCGAGGGATCTCGAGCTCCTGCAGTTTGCCGCGACGGTGGACGAGGTCCTCCCCCTCCTCCTCGGTCACTCGACCGGCGCGGCGAGCACCTCGGAGTAGGACACCGGCGTCGGAAACATCTTCCACGGGTTCATGATGCCGATGGGGTCGAACACGGCTTTGAGCCGGCGCATCGCGTCGAGATCCGCCTCGCTGAAGATCCACGACATGTAGTTGTTCTTCTCAAACCCGATCCCGTGCTCCCCGGAGATCGTGCCGCCGGATGCGACACACAGGCGCAGCATCTCTTCCCCGGCACGGATGACCCGTTCGGTCTCTCCCGGGATGCGCGCATCGAAGATAATGATGGGGTGCAGGTTGCCGTCTCCTGCGTGAAAGACGTTGACCAAGGTCAGTGCATCGCGACGAGCGATCTCCTGCACGCGGCGCAGAACGGCGGGAAGCCTAGACCGGGGCACGGTGGCATCGTGGAGGTAGTAGTTGATCGCGATGCGACCGAGCGTGCCAAAGGCGGCCTTGCGCCCCAACCACAGGGCCTGCCGCTCCTCCTCGGTATGCGCGATCCGGACGTCCTGCGCGCCGTGGCGGCGGCAGATCTCCTCCACCAGATTGCGCAGCCGCGGGAGGACCTCGCGGATCCCCTCCACCTCGATGAGCAGCACGGCTTCCGCGTCCAGCGGGTATCCGGCATGGACAAACGGCTCGACGACCCGGATCGCGTTGCGGTCCAGCATCTCAAGCGCGACGGGGCCCACACCTCGCCCGATCACCTCGGTGACGGCCTCGCTGGCCCAGTCGAGGTCCTCGAACACCGCGAGCAACGTGGTGACGGCCTCGCGCCGCCGGAGCAGCTGCACCCACACGCGCGTGACGATGCCAAAGGTCCCTTCCGATCCTACGACCAGCCCGGTCAGATCGAGCCCCGGGGGATCGGGACCGGTGGCACCGACGCGGACCAGCGCTCCGCTCGGCAACGCGATCTCCAGGCCGAGGATGTGGTTGGTCGTGACCCCGTACGCGATCGTGTGGGGACCGCCGGAGTTGTGGGCGACGTTCCCGCCGATGCTGCTCGCATACTGGCTGGAGGGATCCGGTGCGTAGAAGTAGCCGGCGTCACCCACGGCCCGAGAGATCTCGATGTTGGTGACGCCCGGCTCGACCACGGCGATGCGGTTCATAAGGTCGATTTCCAGGATGCGGTTCATGCGCGTCATGACCACGACGACCCCGCCAATGATCGGCAGGGCGCCGCCTGCGACTCCGGTCCCGGCCCCGCGGGGGACCACGGGCGCCTGGTGCCGCGCCGCGATCCGGAGCACCTGGACGACCTCCTCCGCCGAGCCCGGCAACACGGCCAGGTCTGGCACCGCCGTAAAGTTGGACGCGTCGTACTCGTAGGCCAGCAGGTCGCCCGGCTCCGAGAGCACGTGTCCGGCACCCACGACGTCGCGCAACTCCCGAACGAGCGCGCCGCGGGAGGCCAAGTGTACCCGAGCCTCGGAGAGGTTCATGAGGAACGACCCGCTAGACCGTGGGCAGGTTCGAGGCGTTCCAGGCGGTGATGCCCCCTACGAGATCGGCGACCTCCGGCACCCCGTGCCGCTCCAGGACGCTCGCTGCCATCGACGAGCGGTATCCGCTGGCGCAATGGACCACGACCGTCCGCGGGCCACACGGAACTTCGGCGAGGCGCTCCAGGAGATGCTGCAGGGGGATGTGCATGCTTCCCGCGATGCTGGCGCCCGTCCGCTCGGCCTCTCCACGGACGTCGAGCACGACCGGCGGCTCGGGAGACGCCAGTAACTCCGCGAGCGCGTGCGCCGTGACACGAGGGGTCCGCCGGAGAAGGTCGCGGCGCATCCCAACCGCCTCGATCCCCCCCTCGAGATACCCGGCGACATGATCGAAGCCGATGCGGCCCAAGCGCATGGCCGCCTCCGACTCCCGGCCCAAGCCCGCGATGATCACGATCGGTCGCTCGCGGTCCAGGAGCGTCCCCGCCCAGCTCGCATACTGGCCCCCCAGCCCGATGTTCACGCTGCCCAGCAGATGCGCCGCCGCAAAGTCCGCGGGATCCCGCGCGTCGAGCAGCTGCGCCTGGTCGCCTCGAAGCCGGACGACCTCCTCGATGGTGAGCGCCCGCAACCCCCTCGCGAGCGCGCGCTCGAGCGTGGGACGCTCTTTGGCGTTGAGGATCGCGTCGAAGGTGAAGTACGCAGGCGCGTCCGGCTGGTCCGCAGTCACGATCTTCATGAACGTGTCCCTGCTCATCGGCTGCAGCGCGTAGTTGTACCGCCGCTGGACGCCGATCGTCGAGACGGTCTCCTTGCTGATGTTCCTGCCGCAGAGCGACCCGGCTCCATGGGTGGGGTAGACCAGCGTGTCGTCGGGGAGGGTGAGCAGCTTGTCGTGGAGGGAGTCGTAGAGCATGCCGGCGAGTTGGTCGGCCGACCAGCCGAGGGAGGCACGCAGATCCGGCCGCCCGACCTCCCCGATGAACAGGGTATCTCCGGTCAGCACGGCGGACGGACGCGCGCCGTCCTTGCCGAGGTCATGCACGAGGACGCAGATCGATTCGGGTGAGTGGCCGGGGGTCTCGAGGGCCGTTAGGCGCACGGAGCCAAACGAGACCGCCTCCCCATCGCCCAGCGGGACAAACGCGTACTCGGCCCGTGCTGCTCGGCCGAGGTAGATTTTCGCGCCCGTGCGGTCCCGCAACTCCAGGTGTCCCGCCACGAAGTCAGCGTGGAAGTGCGTCAAAAAGACGTGCCGGATCTCGACCCCGAGGCGCTCCGCATCCGCCAAGTACTGGTCGACGTCGCGCTGCGGATCGATCACCGCCGCGGTGCGGCTCTCCTCGTCGGCCACGAGGTAGGACGCGTGGGCGAGGCATCCGAGGTAATACTGTGTCAGGATCATGTTGCCTCGACGATCGCCGCGATCCCCTGGCCTCCCCCGATGCAGAGCGTCGCGAGCCCGAACCGCTGGCGGCGGCGCCGCAGCTCATAGAGGAGGGTCAGCAGCAACCGGGCGCCGCTCGCGCCGATCGGATGGCCGAGCGCGATCGCTCCGCCGTTTGGGTTCACGCGCTCCCGGTCGAGTCCCAATTCCTTCTCGACGGCGAGATATTGGGCGGCAAACGCTTCGTTGACCTCGACCACGTCGATCGCATCCAGCCTCAGCTCAGCGCGGGCGAGCGCGTCGCGGCTCGCCGGCGCCGGCCCGATGCCCATGATTTCCGGGGGCACACCCACCGTGGCCCAGGCGAGGAGGCGGCCCAGCGGTTTCATCCCTGAACGGACCGCGAACCGGTCGGTGGCGAGCACGACGGCAGCGGCGCCGTCGTTGATCCCGCTGCTGTTCCCCGCGGTGACGGTGCCGGGCTCCCGGAACCGGGCAGGCAACTGCCGAAGTCGCTCGACCGTGGTCTCAGGACGGATGTGTTCGTCCTCCGCGACGGCGGCCGAACCGCGGCGGCCGTCCGGGGCCTGCACCGGGACAATCTCCTCGGCGAACCGTCCCGTAGCGCGGGCGCGGGCTGCCAGCACGTGGCTTCGGGCCGCGAACTCATCCTGGGCGTCGCGGGTGATGCGATATTCCTCCGCTAAGTTCTCGGCGGTCTCCGCCATCCCCAGGCCGCATCCGGCGTCGGTGAGCGCGGCCCACAGCCTGTCTTCGAGCACCCCCGGTCCGAGCGGTAAGCCCTCGCGGGCACCCCGCACCACGAACGGCGCCTGACTCATGTTCTCGGTCCCGCCGGCCAAGACGACTTCGGCCTCGCCGCCTTGGATCAGCCGCGCGCCCGAGACGACCGCCTCGAGCCCGGATCCACATAAACGGTTGACCGTGAGCGCGGGACACTCGACGCGAACCCCGACGCCGAGCCCCACGTGGCGCGCCAGATAGACGGCGTCGGAGCTCGATTGGATCACGTTGCCGAAGATGACGTGGTCGATGGCCTCGGAAGACACGTTCGAGCGGGCCAGCGCCCCGTTCGCCGCCGCGACGCCCAACTGCGTCGCCGTGACGCTGCGGAGCCCGCCCCCGAAGCGCCCGAATGCCGTGCGGGCTCCCTCGAGGATCACGACGTCACTCATAGGCCCCTCCCTGCCCGAATCCGTGGCTGCCGGGTCTTTCCGGGGGAGGCGAGGAACTCCTCCTGCCGGCGAGAAACGACATCACCAGGGTGAAACGCCGGCCGCGCGGAGTTGCTTCCGCGACCCACGAGGTCCATACCCTCGAGGAGGTCACTCCATGATCACGTTCGACCACGTCGCCATCGCCGTCCGCCGGATCGCCGAGGCGGCGACGTTCGTTGAGGAGATGTTGGGCGGCGTCCCCGGCGAAGGCGGTGAGGGCGGTGGATTTACGTTCCAGCAGTGGACCTTTCCCGGCGGCACGGTCGAGCTGTTGGAACCCCGCGGGGAAGGCAGCTTCCTGCGCCGCTTCCTCGACGAACGCGGGGAAGGGTTGCACCACATCACCTTCAAGGTGCAGGATCTCCCCCAATGGGCCTCCCGGCTCCGCGCGGCCGGCTATAGGGTGGTCGGCGAGAACTACGACAACCCGGAGTGGCGGGAGATCTTCGTACACCCCAAAAGCGTGCACGGGGTGCTCATCCAACTCGCCGAGACGCTATCGGCACACAGGTAATGCACGGCCTCACGGCCCCGTCGCGATCTCGGCCCGGAGCTGCCGGCAGGCCTCCCGCGCTTCCTCGATCGATCCCTCGTCCTCGATCGTCGAGACGTCGCCCGGATCGCGTCCCAGCACGAGCGCCTTGAGGACGCGCCGCATGATCTTCCCGCTGCGCGTCTTGGGCGCCATGCTTACGAAGTGGAGATCCGCGATCACCGCCACGGGCCCCAGTTCCCGGCGCGCCGTCTCGAGCAGGGCCTGCTTGAGGGTTGGAGACGCCTCGTGCCCCACCTTGAGCACGATGAACGCGCTGATCACTTCGCCGCGGATCGGATCGGGGCGGCCGGTGACCGCGGCCTCCGCGACGGCCGGATGCTTGAGGAATGCGGTCTCGACCTCGATCGTGCCGATCCGGTGGGAGGCGATCTTGATGATCTCGTCCGCCCGGCCGACGAACCACACGTATCCATCCTCGTCGATGTGCGCGGAGTCGCCCGTATAATAGGCGCGGGGGATGCGTTCCCAGTAATCCCGCGCGTAGCGCTCCGTTTCGCCCCACAGGGTCTGAATCAGTCCAGGGAATGGCCGCCTGATGACCATGATCCCCTTCTCCCCGGCCGCACACGGCGCGCCGTCCGGGGTGACCACCGCCGCGTCGATGCCGGGGAGCGGGATCCCCGCCGAACCAGGCTTGATGGGGAGTAACCCCAACCCGTAGGGGTTGCCGAACACAGGGCCTCCGGTTTCCGTCTGCCACATATGGTCGATCACCGGCACCCGACCGCCGAGCACGCGGTTCTGTAGCCACTCCCAGGCGGGAGGGTTGAGCACCTCGCCTGCGCAGAACACCCGCTCGAGCGAGGACAGGTTGAACTTGCGGGCGTGCTCCTCCCCATATCGCATCAGGAGGCGGACGCCGGTCGGCGACGTGAAGATGCCGGACACGCCAAATTCCTCGACCACCTGCCAGAGCACGTCCGGGGCGGGGTGGTCGAGGGCGCCCTCATACGCGATCGTCGTGCAGCCGGAGAGCAGCGGCGCGTAGACGATATAGCTGTGGCCTACCACCCATCCGATGTCGGAGGTGGACCACCACACATCGTCCGGCTTCATGCCGAACACCCAGCGTCCCATACTGTGAATGTAGACCTGGTACCCCCCGTGCGTGTGCACGGCCAGCTTTGGCTTCGCGGTCGTCCCCGAGGTCGCCAGGATATACGCGGGCTCGTTCGCTTCCATCGGCACGGCATCCCCGCTCTGACCCGCGCCCTGCGCGAGGAACTCGGTCCACGAGAGGTCACGGCCGGACGCGCTGCGCCACCCGCCGCCCCGTGGAAGCACAATCACCCGCTCCACGCTGTGCCCCGGATCCTTGAGGGCGGCATCGACGATGCCGAGGAGCGGCACATCGCGCCCCTTGCGGTACGTCGTGTCGGACGCGAACACGAGGCGAGACCCGCTGGCCCGGATGCGGTCCCCGAGCGCGCCGGCACCGAACCCGGCAAAGACGACCGAGTGGATCGCACCGATCCGGACCGCCGCGAGCATGAGAATGATCGCCTCAGGGCACGTGGGCATATAGATCGTGAGCCGGTCGCCTTTGTCGATGCCGAGCCCCCGCAGCGCCGCCGCCGCCCGCCGGACTTCGTAGCGGAGTTGCGCGTACGAGTACAGACGCCGTTCCCCGCGCTCGTTGACGTAGACGAGGGCGGTGTGGCCGGCGCGGCCGGCGGCGACATGCCGGTCGAC from bacterium includes the following:
- a CDS encoding amidohydrolase family protein, giving the protein MRTIAIEEHFRTPGIKAATSSGEWSNTLRRLGPQALRHGSEVLRKLDDLGAERLADMDAAGIDMQILSHTYPSVETLDAAAAIPLARDANDALAEVVARHPDRFCGFATLPTPDPNAAAAELERTVATLGFKGALINGRTHNRFMDDQFFWPIFERAEDLDVPIYLHPGLPPAAVREEYYENLSPAISRWLSTAAWGWHIETGLHALRLIVAGVFDRFLRLRCIIGHMGEAVPFMLGRIDMCLTQEVTKLEHAVKDYFVENFYITTSGFFAHPPLVCALQVVGADRVMFSVDYPYSTNEEGQTFINAAPVTPLDRDKIAHGNAERLLRL
- a CDS encoding peroxiredoxin, with the translated sequence MALQIGDIAPDFEAETTEGRVRFHDWIGGSWAVLFSHPKDFTPVCTTELGYMAKLKPEFDRRNTKIIGLSVDPVDNHAKWANDIKETQGFAPNYPMIGDTDLSISKLYGMLPASASGDASKRTPADNQTVRNVFVVGPDKKIKLIIVYPMTTGRNFDEVIRVIDSLQLTAKHKVATPVNWKQGEDVIIAGSVSEDEAKKTYPQGWKSPRPYIRIVAQPKG
- a CDS encoding HD domain-containing phosphohydrolase, with the protein product MGKPKAGNVPSLRSRRSVAEAGIAGPPTTARHTGGIEDPSRDSPYRSLFERVPIGLYRSTPSGKILDANPAFLRILGYPDRETLMAVNAASLYVDPEARQRWTTLLEREGVVADFESKLWRHDGTAMWIRASAHAVRAVNGRTRYLEGAIVDITERKTAEAEIRRRAAELETFFDLSAQLRKACAPEEMYPVLLGHGMRLLCADHGSLALLSPDRPAFMRVYTVGTPTEERGTTFPLAGTPSGRVVETGAPFVTDDFVTALSAGPDVARYQQLGPVVIVPVRSEQEFIGTIALGRIKRAGSHPFVDAEVRLLEGIAEIGGTAIHRARLHHKLQQAYVQMVIALAQAIESRDSYTAEHGDRMVDLAERTARELGCPEGEVQDIRWGARLHDIGKIGVPDAILSKPGGLTEQEWATMRRHPILGEEILSSLDRMRGVAKLVRHHQEKWDGTGYPDGLTGDAIPLGSRILAVVDAYGAITEARPYKPARTVAEAVAEIKRCAGNQFDPRVTEVFCKVVEEFI
- a CDS encoding DUF2294 domain-containing protein translates to MNRDLDQLRRRVEETIGNALTRLMKQQVGRGPENMKVYLIDDMILLRLKNVLTPAETHVAATPEGRRLVEQFRTSLLDAWGAMLLTLVAQAVGARVVCIHSDLDTAADHLVIIIVLDRKIAMVADAPPDADRG
- a CDS encoding MEDS domain-containing protein; the protein is MARAFGQRWGELRPGDHIGFIYEDVGELTSFAVSFIKDGLARGERCVYLDDELGPAEVTEALVKGGVDANRALDRGTLVMSSPREYFALPPFEPSRVIELMRTRVTEAVSRGFSGLRIAGEMTWTLHEGIRDDALVEYESLLDKALGSGLLTMACMYRRDRFPAAVLQRLVRSHAKVVAGDHVYLSLSALFQTLARSDLQGLVQSAGERRVRQGDFYFLQGDRATEVYMLTSGEVKLVRADPNGRNVILRIIAPAEPFGERALFGGPTRLSSAQALVDSRALVWDAPTILHVMMNHPAVSLDAVRLMEDRLEQERIRFQDLATAPVERRLARLLLRLAQSMGRKTPQGMDIELSLSGQDLAELTSATPSTVSRILAEWRRSDIVDARRERISILNPERVGAIAGVSGDERPSA
- a CDS encoding ATP-binding protein → MRHEDERVGAAVLVRALIDKLGFGLRTATQPKRRPTPSVLVDRLDLSVPADPHVLQHIRRALRALARDLELDREQSEGLLVAVGEAVSNAIEHAYLGSGGTIFLRARQEGPMLVIEVEDRGRWRRSGRRRGHGLELMRALTDSVHVNATAAGTTVRLTLGLPTVS
- a CDS encoding LOG family protein; amino-acid sequence: MAVARVTVFGSSRAAEGEHGYQEALRLGRLLAGAGYAVYSGGYGGAMEAVSRGAADAGGMVVGITVQPWAPRLQANSWVGEEVVTPHLFERLLRLTESDAFVALPGGPGTLGEMALVWNLFQTESAPIRPLILVGAQWRRLVRCFEAELRVEARDLELLQFAATVDEVLPLLLGHSTGAASTSE
- a CDS encoding FAD-linked oxidase C-terminal domain-containing protein is translated as MNLSEARVHLASRGALVRELRDVVGAGHVLSEPGDLLAYEYDASNFTAVPDLAVLPGSAEEVVQVLRIAARHQAPVVPRGAGTGVAGGALPIIGGVVVVMTRMNRILEIDLMNRIAVVEPGVTNIEISRAVGDAGYFYAPDPSSQYASSIGGNVAHNSGGPHTIAYGVTTNHILGLEIALPSGALVRVGATGPDPPGLDLTGLVVGSEGTFGIVTRVWVQLLRRREAVTTLLAVFEDLDWASEAVTEVIGRGVGPVALEMLDRNAIRVVEPFVHAGYPLDAEAVLLIEVEGIREVLPRLRNLVEEICRRHGAQDVRIAHTEEERQALWLGRKAAFGTLGRIAINYYLHDATVPRSRLPAVLRRVQEIARRDALTLVNVFHAGDGNLHPIIIFDARIPGETERVIRAGEEMLRLCVASGGTISGEHGIGFEKNNYMSWIFSEADLDAMRRLKAVFDPIGIMNPWKMFPTPVSYSEVLAAPVE